The following DNA comes from Phycisphaerae bacterium.
AGCCTCCGACAGATGGCCCAGCAAATGAACGTCGCCGTCAGCACCGTCTCCCGCGCGCTGGCTGGTGATCGGGGGGTTGGGGCGAAGCGGGCGGGGGAGATTCGGCGGTTGGCCCGGAGTCTGGGTTATCGGCCGCGGCCGCTGCGGCGGAAGCGTGCTGATGCGATTGCGCTGCTGATCGCGACGCCCAAGCCGGGGGTGGCGGATGATATTTTCCAGCAGATGGTGATATCGCAGGTGGAGCGTTGCGCGTCGGCCCAGGGGCGGCACGTCCACGTGGAGTTCACGTCGCGCGAGGAGTCGGCGGCGGCGCCGGCCGTGCTGGCTGAGAACAGGGTTGATGGGGTTGTTCTTACCGGTCATCCATCGGCTGATCTGTGTTGGCGGCTGCGGGATAGTGAGACGCCGGTGGTGGTGATTGAGGATCACGTCGAGCGGACCGGGTGCAGCAGCGTCATGACCGACTTCGGGCCCGGCGTTGCCGAAGCCATTGGGCGCCTTGGTGATCTGGGCCACGAGCGGATCGGCCTAGTCATCAGCCGGCGCGAGTATCCATCGATCGCCAGACGGTACCATGCCTACGTAGAGACTTTGCGGGCGATCGGAATCGCTGCGGATCCGGAATGGGTGATCGAGAATGTCGAGCCGACGGTCGCGGGAGGGCGGACCGCCGTCCAGCTCTACCTTGAACGTCGCGACCCGCCGACCGCGATCCTGTTCGGCAACGATTGGATGGCTTTGGGCGGACTGAATGAATTGCTGAGGCGAGGCTATCATGTGCCGCGGGATATCAGCCTGGTCGGGCACGACAACATCAGCATCTGTGAGGAACTCTCGCCGGCGTTGACCAGCGTGGACGGCCGGGTGGCCGAACTGGTCGGCGAGGCGATGGAACTTCTGGAGCAGCAGATCGCCGGCGAATCGGGCGAACCGGTCCAGCGGAACGTCGAAGGGTACCTCGTGTGGCGCGAAAGCTGCGGCGAGAACAGGAAGGTGCTCAATGGCTCTGCGTAGGAAGCGTGCGTCTCAGCGGGCAGTGCGTGGATTCACTTTGATCGAGCTGCTCGTGGTCGTTGCCATCATCGCCGTGTTGGTGGCGATCCTGCTGCCGGCGCTGCAGGCGGCGCGGGAGCAGGCGCGGGCTGTGGCCTGTTCCAGCAATCTCCGGCAGATCGGCCAGGGGCTGGAGTGGGCGATCGAGGACGGTCCGCCGGGATTGACACCCGGTTATTTTCCCTACGCTTACTGGTGGCCGAACTGGTCGGGTACCGTTGCACGGGCGATGGGACTTGGCGAAGAGTATGTCGCACTTCTCGGTCAGGGCTCGACGATTGCTCCGCCGGTGTCGCAGGCGCCAAATGGTCCAAGAGTGTTCCTCTGCCCGACCGCGGATCCGACGGTTGCGGGCTGGTGTCTCCAGCGACTCTCCTATGGCTACAACTATGTCAGTCTCGGAAAACATGAACATGGGGATGGCTGGTCGGCGGTGGTGAAGCAGTCAAGCATTCGGTATCCTTCGCACATGGCCGGTGTCTGCGACTCCGATGAGAACACGAGCCATGACGGATTAGTCCACCAAGGTCCCTATCCTCCGGGAGACCGTCACAACGGCGGCTGCAACCTCCTGTTTTTGGACTGGCACGTGGAGTGGAAGAGCTACGAAGAGGTAGGGCCAGGCTACAATCTCTACTTCTACCGACCCTACCATGAGTGATTGAGTGGATTCTGGACGGAACGGCACTGACC
Coding sequences within:
- a CDS encoding DUF1559 domain-containing protein, translated to MALRRKRASQRAVRGFTLIELLVVVAIIAVLVAILLPALQAAREQARAVACSSNLRQIGQGLEWAIEDGPPGLTPGYFPYAYWWPNWSGTVARAMGLGEEYVALLGQGSTIAPPVSQAPNGPRVFLCPTADPTVAGWCLQRLSYGYNYVSLGKHEHGDGWSAVVKQSSIRYPSHMAGVCDSDENTSHDGLVHQGPYPPGDRHNGGCNLLFLDWHVEWKSYEEVGPGYNLYFYRPYHE
- a CDS encoding LacI family transcriptional regulator, which gives rise to SLRQMAQQMNVAVSTVSRALAGDRGVGAKRAGEIRRLARSLGYRPRPLRRKRADAIALLIATPKPGVADDIFQQMVISQVERCASAQGRHVHVEFTSREESAAAPAVLAENRVDGVVLTGHPSADLCWRLRDSETPVVVIEDHVERTGCSSVMTDFGPGVAEAIGRLGDLGHERIGLVISRREYPSIARRYHAYVETLRAIGIAADPEWVIENVEPTVAGGRTAVQLYLERRDPPTAILFGNDWMALGGLNELLRRGYHVPRDISLVGHDNISICEELSPALTSVDGRVAELVGEAMELLEQQIAGESGEPVQRNVEGYLVWRESCGENRKVLNGSA